A stretch of the Streptomyces sp. NBC_00078 genome encodes the following:
- a CDS encoding condensation domain-containing protein: MRMTDIQRCEVRPGRLVEWALSPATVAAAADLPADPRPPAYVQEGHIRTARSVREDGLFVPTWLGTAFDIPGAVDLDALEVALRGWTLRHETLRSGFRWAGDEMHRFTLAPEAVSLQREEAGDFPDTDALVQHLQDRFDAAANALSWPNFLYAAVIRDDSTSVYIGFDHSNVDAYSIQRIPAEIHELYAAALEGRPVEEPPVGSYVDFCEIERADADRIDGTHEIVARWREFIQRCNGKLPNFPVELGLEPGGPLPTQKLMREMLVDADAAAAFESYCRPFGGSLVGVLAATSLIVHEIGGEPVYRAVVPFHTRVKSKWSNSVGWYVGGAPVEVAIDQAPDFTAALKVVRAELQANRSLARMPLARVLRLLGADFRPTSPDLYSIVSFVDARGIAGAERWDELSAYGLVRVSYGDQVCVWLNRLHEGLWFTCRYPDTDIAYKNMQLYVERLRDVILTVAREQRATELAAQDLAG; this comes from the coding sequence GTGCGAATGACCGACATCCAGCGTTGCGAGGTCCGGCCCGGACGGCTTGTCGAGTGGGCACTCAGTCCTGCGACGGTCGCGGCCGCCGCGGACCTTCCGGCCGACCCCCGCCCGCCGGCGTACGTCCAGGAAGGGCACATCAGGACCGCCCGATCCGTGCGGGAGGACGGCCTGTTCGTGCCGACCTGGCTCGGCACCGCCTTCGACATCCCGGGCGCAGTCGACCTCGACGCGCTGGAGGTCGCACTGCGTGGCTGGACCCTGCGGCACGAGACGCTGCGCAGCGGATTCCGCTGGGCGGGCGACGAGATGCACCGTTTCACCCTCGCCCCCGAGGCGGTGTCGCTGCAGCGCGAGGAGGCCGGCGACTTCCCCGACACGGACGCGCTGGTCCAGCACCTCCAGGACCGCTTCGACGCCGCCGCGAACGCACTGAGCTGGCCCAACTTCCTCTACGCGGCGGTCATCAGGGACGACAGCACCAGCGTGTACATTGGCTTCGACCACAGCAACGTCGATGCCTACTCCATCCAACGCATCCCGGCCGAGATCCACGAGCTCTACGCGGCAGCACTCGAGGGACGCCCCGTGGAGGAGCCGCCGGTCGGCAGCTACGTCGACTTCTGCGAGATCGAGCGGGCGGACGCCGACCGGATCGACGGCACCCATGAGATCGTCGCCCGCTGGCGGGAGTTCATCCAGCGGTGCAACGGCAAACTGCCCAACTTCCCCGTCGAACTGGGCCTTGAGCCCGGTGGCCCGCTGCCCACGCAGAAGCTGATGCGCGAGATGCTCGTCGACGCGGACGCCGCCGCCGCGTTCGAGTCGTACTGCCGGCCCTTCGGCGGCAGCCTCGTCGGCGTCCTGGCCGCCACCAGCCTCATCGTCCACGAGATCGGCGGAGAGCCCGTCTACCGGGCCGTCGTTCCCTTCCACACGCGAGTGAAGTCCAAGTGGTCCAACTCCGTGGGCTGGTACGTCGGCGGCGCACCCGTAGAGGTCGCCATCGACCAGGCGCCCGACTTCACCGCCGCCCTGAAGGTCGTACGCGCCGAACTGCAGGCCAACCGGTCGCTGGCACGCATGCCGCTGGCCCGGGTACTGCGCCTGCTCGGTGCGGACTTCCGGCCGACCTCGCCCGACCTGTACTCGATCGTCTCGTTCGTGGACGCACGCGGGATCGCCGGGGCGGAGCGCTGGGACGAGCTTTCGGCCTACGGGCTCGTCAGGGTGTCGTACGGCGACCAGGTGTGCGTCTGGCTGAACCGGCTCCACGAGGGCCTGTGGTTCACCTGCCGCTACCCCGACACCGACATCGCGTACAAGAACATGCAGCTCTACGTCGAGCGGCTGCGGGACGTCATCCTCACCGTGGCCCGCGAGCAACGCGCCACGGAACTCGCGGCGCAGGATCTTGCCGGGTGA